One Hermetia illucens chromosome 4, iHerIll2.2.curated.20191125, whole genome shotgun sequence DNA segment encodes these proteins:
- the LOC119653718 gene encoding mitochondrial tRNA-specific 2-thiouridylase 1 — translation MAFRKVLLAVSGGIDSAVAGHLLKSKGYEVIGAFMKNWDDFDELGACSGEHDWHDAQIVCRKLGIPLIQVNFVKHYWNKVFGEFLSDYENGLTPNPDILCNRYIKFDEFFNYAMNTLKVDAIATGHYARTSFGPYLENYTDQREVRLLQAFDKFKDQTFFLSQVRQNALRRTMFPIGTFLKREVKEFAQAIGLDNVANKPESTGICFIGDRNFQSFINEYIAPRLGNFVDIDTGQVVGNHNGIHCWTIGQRCRISGCLKPYYVARKDVSSNVIYVASGTDHPSLHTQDVFTGTPFWIRETAFGSVHSLTCKFRFQHTKPLVDCTIYQSNDEQVGLYVKLHEPLRAITPGQYAVFYLDEECLGAARITQPLNFENRYIEIRLFGGTRKCSTLTSQTALGFTCHT, via the exons GCTACGAAGTTATCGGTGCGTTTATGAAAAATTGGGATGATTTCGATGAGTTAGGTGCCTGCAGTGGCGAACACGACTGGCATGACGCACAAATCGTTTGCCGGAAGCTTGGAATTCCGCTTATTCAAGTTAACTTTGTCAAACATTATTGGAACAAAGTATTTGG AGAGTTCCTTTCTGACTACGAAAACGGCCTCACTCCGAATCCAGATATATTATGTAATCGTTACATAAAATTTGACGAGTTCTTCAACTATGCCATGAATACCCTCAAAGTTGATGCTATTGCTACTGGCCACTATGCAAGGACATCATTTGGCCCTTATTTGGAAAACTACACCGATCAAAGAG AAGTGAGACTCCTTCAAGCGTTCGATAAATTCAAAGACCAAACATTTTTTCTAAGTCAAGTGAGACAGAATGCCCTCCGCAGAACGATGTTTCCAATTGGAACGTTCCTCAAGAGAGAAGTGAAAGAATTCGCACAAGCAATTGGCCTAGATAACGTGGCAAATAAGCCTGAGAGCACTGGCATATGTTTTATCGGTGATCGAAATTTTCAATCGTTTATCAATGAG TATATTGCCCCCCGTCTTGGAAATTTTGTAGACATTGACACAGGCCAAGTAGTGGGAAATCACAATGGAATACATTGTTGGACAATAGGACAACGATGCCGCATTTCTGGTTGCCTGAAACCGTATTATGTAGCTCGCAAAGACGTTAGTTCCAATGTAATATACGTAGCCTCTGGAACAGACCATCCTTCGTTACATACACAAGACGTTTTTACTGGAACCCCGTTTTGGATTCGAGAGACAGCATTCGGATCAGTCCATTCTTTGACTTGTAAATTTCGTTTTCAACACACAAAACCGCTGGTGGATTGTACTATATATCAAAGTAATGATGAACAAGTAGGACTTTATGTTAAACTACATGAACCGTTACGAGCAATTACGCCTGGACAGTATGCAGTTTTTTATTTGGATGAAGAATGTCTAGGAGCTGCTAGGATAACTCAACCACTGAATTTTGAAAATAGATATATAGAGATCAG ATTGTTTGGTGGAACGAGAAAATGTTCAACCTTGACGAGTCAGACGGCTTTAGGGTTTACTTGCCACACCTAA
- the LOC119653717 gene encoding bleomycin hydrolase isoform X2, with translation MPASITSEKLQIWNKEFLKCPKNILAQNACTRVDPFDLCISRKAYEQINHVYTYKVETEGKPLTNQKSSGRCWLFAALNCIRIPFMKQYNLDEFEFSQAYLFYWDKIERCNYFLNNVRMAVAGGEKVDGRLISFWLQDPICDGGQWDMLVNLITKYGLMPKKCFPESFSCESSQRMNAILKSKLREYAKVITDLVHDGKPDDVVIDKINEQMGEIYKIVGICLGIPSSTFTWEYYDKSKAYKKVGPLTPQDFYNIHVKPYFNVEDKVCLVNDPRPTSKYCQTYTVDGLGNVVGGRRVLYNNQPVEILMDLVVKSLKGNEPVWFGCEVSKRFAGKQGIEDLGIHDFRLMFDTDIQISLSKADRLFYGESAMTHAMVFTAASVDDDGKPTKFRVENSWGEDRGEKGYLVMTSDWCREFLFEVVIDKSNVPKEILDVFQMEPIVLPAWDPMGTLAQA, from the exons CATCAATAACTAGTGAGAAACTTCAAATATGGAATAAGGAGTTCCTGAAATGCCCGAAAAATATCTTGGCTCAAAATGCCTGCACGAGAGTTGATCCTTTCGATCTATGCATTTCTCGAAAAGCATACGAGCAAATAAATCATGTTTATACATATAAg GTGGAGACGGAAGGAAAGCCTCTAACGAATCAAAAGAGCTCAGGGAGATGTTGGCTTTTCGCAGCTTTAAATTGCATCCGAATTCCATTTATGAAACAATACAATTTAGATGAATTTGAGTTCTCGCAAGCGTATCTCTTCTACTGGGATAAGATCGAACGTTGCAATTATTTTCTTAACAATGTGCGCATGGCCGTTGCTGGAGGCGAAAAAGTGGATGGACGGCTCATATCGTTTTGGTTGCAG GATCCCATCTGCGACGGTGGCCAATGGGATATGTTAGTTAATTTAATCACTAAATATGGCTTGATGCCGAAAAAATGTTTCCCCGAAAGTTTTAGTTGCGAATCGAGCCAACGAATGAATGCCATCCTTAAAAGCAAA CTCAGGGAATATGCTAAAGTCATCACCGACTTGGTCCACGACGGTAAGCCAGATGACGTCGTAATTGATAAGATAAACGAACAAATGGGTGAAATCTACAAAATTGTTGGCATCTGCCTTGGAATTCCGTCGTCAACATTTACTTGGGAATATTACGATAAGAGCAAAGCGTATAAGAAAGTTGGGCCTTTAACACCACAGGATTTCTACAACATCCACGTAAAGCCATATTTTAATGTCGAGGATAAG GTTTGCTTGGTTAACGATCCTCGTCCGACGAGCAAATATTGCCAAACTTACACCGTCGACGGTCTGGGCAACGTTGTAGGGGGCAGACGAGTCCTTTACAACAATCAACCAGTAGAAATATTGATGGATTTAGTAGTTAAAAGCTTGAAAGGCAACGAACCCGTCTGGTTTGGCTGCGAGGTGAGCAAGCGTTTCGCTGGCAAGCAGGGCATTGAGGACTTGGGCAT CCATGATTTCCGGCTAATGTTTGACACGGATATTCAAATTTCTCTGTCGAAGGCCGATCGTTTGTTTTATGGAGAATCGGCAATGACTCATGCTATGGTTTTTACGGCAGCTTCTGTTGAT GATGATGGTAAACCAACAAAATTCCGCGTGGAAAACTCATGGGGTGAAGATCGTGGCGAGAAAGGATACTTGGTGATGACAAGCGACTGGTGCAGGGAGTTCTTATTCGAAGTAGTCATAGATAAAAGCAACGTACCAAAGGAAATTTTGGATGTTTTCCAAATGGAACCCATTGTTTTACCTGCATGGGATCCCATGGGCACTCTTGCCCAAGCATAA
- the LOC119653717 gene encoding bleomycin hydrolase isoform X1 — translation MNCHIFSLSVRMRFGNILATSLVRNMSVLRNSYKNPLAPEASITSEKLQIWNKEFLKCPKNILAQNACTRVDPFDLCISRKAYEQINHVYTYKVETEGKPLTNQKSSGRCWLFAALNCIRIPFMKQYNLDEFEFSQAYLFYWDKIERCNYFLNNVRMAVAGGEKVDGRLISFWLQDPICDGGQWDMLVNLITKYGLMPKKCFPESFSCESSQRMNAILKSKLREYAKVITDLVHDGKPDDVVIDKINEQMGEIYKIVGICLGIPSSTFTWEYYDKSKAYKKVGPLTPQDFYNIHVKPYFNVEDKVCLVNDPRPTSKYCQTYTVDGLGNVVGGRRVLYNNQPVEILMDLVVKSLKGNEPVWFGCEVSKRFAGKQGIEDLGIHDFRLMFDTDIQISLSKADRLFYGESAMTHAMVFTAASVDDDGKPTKFRVENSWGEDRGEKGYLVMTSDWCREFLFEVVIDKSNVPKEILDVFQMEPIVLPAWDPMGTLAQA, via the exons ATGAATTGTCACATTTTTAGTCTATCTGTAAGAATGCGTTTTGGTAATATTTTGGCAACTTCTCTAGTAAGAAATATGTCAGTATTAAGAAATTCTTACAAGAATCCTTTAGCTCCAGAAG CATCAATAACTAGTGAGAAACTTCAAATATGGAATAAGGAGTTCCTGAAATGCCCGAAAAATATCTTGGCTCAAAATGCCTGCACGAGAGTTGATCCTTTCGATCTATGCATTTCTCGAAAAGCATACGAGCAAATAAATCATGTTTATACATATAAg GTGGAGACGGAAGGAAAGCCTCTAACGAATCAAAAGAGCTCAGGGAGATGTTGGCTTTTCGCAGCTTTAAATTGCATCCGAATTCCATTTATGAAACAATACAATTTAGATGAATTTGAGTTCTCGCAAGCGTATCTCTTCTACTGGGATAAGATCGAACGTTGCAATTATTTTCTTAACAATGTGCGCATGGCCGTTGCTGGAGGCGAAAAAGTGGATGGACGGCTCATATCGTTTTGGTTGCAG GATCCCATCTGCGACGGTGGCCAATGGGATATGTTAGTTAATTTAATCACTAAATATGGCTTGATGCCGAAAAAATGTTTCCCCGAAAGTTTTAGTTGCGAATCGAGCCAACGAATGAATGCCATCCTTAAAAGCAAA CTCAGGGAATATGCTAAAGTCATCACCGACTTGGTCCACGACGGTAAGCCAGATGACGTCGTAATTGATAAGATAAACGAACAAATGGGTGAAATCTACAAAATTGTTGGCATCTGCCTTGGAATTCCGTCGTCAACATTTACTTGGGAATATTACGATAAGAGCAAAGCGTATAAGAAAGTTGGGCCTTTAACACCACAGGATTTCTACAACATCCACGTAAAGCCATATTTTAATGTCGAGGATAAG GTTTGCTTGGTTAACGATCCTCGTCCGACGAGCAAATATTGCCAAACTTACACCGTCGACGGTCTGGGCAACGTTGTAGGGGGCAGACGAGTCCTTTACAACAATCAACCAGTAGAAATATTGATGGATTTAGTAGTTAAAAGCTTGAAAGGCAACGAACCCGTCTGGTTTGGCTGCGAGGTGAGCAAGCGTTTCGCTGGCAAGCAGGGCATTGAGGACTTGGGCAT CCATGATTTCCGGCTAATGTTTGACACGGATATTCAAATTTCTCTGTCGAAGGCCGATCGTTTGTTTTATGGAGAATCGGCAATGACTCATGCTATGGTTTTTACGGCAGCTTCTGTTGAT GATGATGGTAAACCAACAAAATTCCGCGTGGAAAACTCATGGGGTGAAGATCGTGGCGAGAAAGGATACTTGGTGATGACAAGCGACTGGTGCAGGGAGTTCTTATTCGAAGTAGTCATAGATAAAAGCAACGTACCAAAGGAAATTTTGGATGTTTTCCAAATGGAACCCATTGTTTTACCTGCATGGGATCCCATGGGCACTCTTGCCCAAGCATAA